A stretch of DNA from Streptomyces sp. NBC_00654:
TGGGTTATGGAGCGGTACTTCGGACAGTTCCACCCGTCCCGGCGAGACCGGTGGGTATTCGGCGACCGCGATAGCGGAGCCTTCCTGCCAAAATTCGCCTGGACAGGCATCGTCCGTCACTCACTCGTCAAGGGCAGGGCGTCCCCGGACGACCCCGCGCTGAGCGAGTACTGGCACAAGCGCCGCCGGAGAAAAGCGCCACCGCCCATGGACAAGACCAGTCTTGCCCTGGCAGTGCGGCAGAGAGGGCTTTGTCCTCTCTGCAAGCAGGCGCTGATCGTCGGGGCCGAATACGAACCTGACAGCCCACGTGAGTGGATCAATTGGTTCGCGGCCTCGAAGAAAATGCTTCACAAGCATCACTTCACCTACCGACGAGACGGCGGCACAGACGAGCGGAACAATCTTCGCCTCGTGCACTCCGAATGCCACCGCCAGCATCACGCGGGCGACGGCAAACGGGCCACACAACCCTGCTGACCTGCGAAGCCCTCGGGGTTTACTTGAGCCGGATGCGCTTAATGGCGCACGTCCGGTTCTGAGGGGGCCGGATCACGGCAACGCGATCCGGCTACCCGACTCCAGCCCGACCTCGACCCGCGCAAGGTCAAAGACCTTGCCACCCTGTCCTTCGTCGAGGCCAAGGCCAACGCGGCCCTGCTCGGGCCGCCCGGGGTCGGCAAGACCCACATCGCGATCGCGCTGGCGGTCGCTGCCTGCCGGGCCGGTTACTCGATCTACTTCACCAGCCTCGACGACATGGTCCGCAACCTCAAAGCCGCTGAAGCGGCAGGACGATTGACCAGCAAACTCCGCTCCTACCTCCGGCCGAGCGTTCTCGTGGTGGACGAGGTCGGCTACCAGCCGCTCGAACGCGCCGAGGCGAACCTGGTCTTCCAGGTGATCTCCAAGCGCTACGAGAAAGGCTCGATCATCCTCACCTCGAACAAGACCTTCAGTGAATGGGGCCAGGTCTTCGGTGACGAAGTCCTCGCCACCGCGATCCTCGACCGCCTCCTGCACCACTGCGAAGTCGTCCCCATCAACGGCCCCAGCTACCGGCTCAAGAACCGCCTCAAGGCCATCGACCGCGAGACGGACGTGGCCTGACAGGTGGGGACGAAGAAAGGTACGGGACTGGGGACTTAAGTCCGTACGCCGACACATGCTCATCCGACGCTCGACGAGCCGCTACCGCTGGGACGGCCGCCCCACCACCCGACGCCTCAAGTGATCCATTTGCCGGTCGGTCTAACTGATCATTTCAGAATGAGATCGGTGTGTTGGCTTGGCAGTTGGGTGTTGTGTCGGCAGGATCTGCCGGGTGTCTGCTGATCTCGTGCCCGATGACCTGTGGGAACGCATAGCCCCGCTGCTGCCTCCTCGTCCGCCTCGGCGGCACCGGTATCCCGGGCGGCTGCCGGCCGATGACCGTGCTGCTCTGCGGGGCATCGTTTACGTGCTGCGCAAAAGTGTGAGCTGGCGGGACGTCCCTGCGGAGCAGGTGGGCTGCAGTGGGGTGACGGCCTGGCGGCGTCTGCGGGACTGGACCGAAGCCGGAGTCTGGCCCCGCCTCCACGAAGTCCTGCTGGCAGAACTGCGTAAAGAGGGCCTGCTGGAGATGGACGACGCTGCGATCGACGGCTCGCACGTCAGGGCCCTCAAGGGGGGGCTCACACCGGACCTTCGCCGGTCGACCGCGCACGCCCCGGCAGCAAACACCACATCATCGTCGACCGGCACGGAACCCCGCTCGCCGTTGCTCTGACCAGCGGCAACCGCCACGACGTCAC
This window harbors:
- a CDS encoding IS5 family transposase (programmed frameshift), which produces MSADLVPDDLWERIAPLLPPRPPRRHRYPGRLPADDRAALRGIVYVLRKSVSWRDVPAEQVGCSGVTAWRRLRDWTEAGVWPRLHEVLLAELRKEGLLEMDDAAIDGSHVRALKGGPHTGPSPVDRARPGSKHHIIVDRHGTPLAVALTSGNRHDVTQLMPLLDAIPHIRGLRGRPRHRPRRLFADRGYDYDKYRRLVRARGITPKIARRGTPHGSGLGRTRWVVERTFAWLHQFKRLRIRYEIRADLHLGLLQLACSIICLRRLRTAF